The region AAGCAAGATGCAATAGACAAACAGGGGTGCAACACGGGTCGTGTTGGCCCAGATGCTAATTATTTTagtttttatgtttttatcaAGACTTGAGCAGCAAGGGAGTTATGAGGATTTCCAACCAATGCTAAGGGATTTTCACTATTTAGAAGAGTTTCTACGAGAAAAGAGGGGACTTTTTGGCTAGGAGTGAACAAAGCACAGAGAATTGTCATACGATCGAGAATTGGAGAGATCGAGGAATTCGGAGAGCGAaagattttcatgagcggaagcaattgaagatccaagtcatccaattacttgaaatgtctaatttttatcttaaatttgttttgaaaaatatgagtagctaaactccCCAATGTTAGGGGGTGTCCCTAATTTATAACTGTCATGACTTTGAGTTTGCGATTgcaataaaaatattatttttcataattacCGTAATCTTTTGATGTCTGTAATGCTTTCTCTTTCTGAATAATTGAGATTGATGTATGGTTATCGATTAGGCTTGATCGCTATTGATGAGattttcataagattactctgcaggagatatcacctaggactagggataccctgtatgaatcagatgattcttgatataataaggcTTAATTTAACCGGTAATTTCTATGAACATAGAGATTACggttgaatgattaaaggttttctcacaaatgccttgggagaaaatacccttgagaactggtagtaattaattgatatttgttgatgcaatagtgactcagagttgttacagggacaaATTATACAGCTTCCCTGGCATGTTCCTTTTTCCCTGAAACCCTTGTTTTACagtattatttattttatttgccCTTATTTTTATAAGTTTGAATCTAAAACACCAACACtagtatttttttaattgaacaaatatttgaactcgatattaacacacagtccttgagatcgacattcggggaagTTCCTCtttattactataaaaggcaaaatagtacacttgctatttttccgatcaagttttgggcgtcgttgtcggggactgccaaaatataatgttttattttagttcaattaaaattttgtttttctgcaaaaaaattatttttctgtcatttatataatTTCATTCACTAATCTGTCTAATCTGTTTATGCAAGGAGATCCCTTAAttgaatttctttttgacgcagaaatcAAGAGAACCCTTCACCAAAGACTTAGACACGTTAGATTGGCTAGACTGaattccaaagaagaagttccctcGGATCACTCAAATTCAGATTCAGAAACAGAAACTACGGTTGAAGTTCCTCCACTGCCACCTCCACCTCCAGAAAGACTCATTGGTGATTACGGAGGTGCAAATGCACTGGGTGGTAGATTAACAATTGTCAATCAATCGGTGAATGTGACTCATTTTCAACTGTatcctagcacaatcaatcaacttgaaCGAAAACCTTTCACCAGAAAGGTGaatgaagatgaaaacaagcacTTGCAGAGATTTATGACCATGAGTACcactttgaaaattgatggtcatagCGATGAAGCAAATaagttaagaatgttcccgttcactttatCTGAATAGGTGGGAAAATGGTTTTATTCTCTCCTAGCCGGCAGTAGTAgatcatgggaagagatggaaacaactttcttaaatgagtattttccagcatcggTATTTATGAgaaaaaaggtatgaaatcttgaacttAAAACAGAAGGAGGGTGATTCTTTGGGAGATGCCTACAAAATATTCAAAAGGGTCATGGTAGcttgcccaactcataatatggatcaaACTAAACAAATCCAGATGTTTGTCAATGGTCTCAAAATAAAGACAAAACGGTTGATTGATACAACAGGTGGTGGCTCAACcaatttctcaacagccaccgATATTAAAAAGATCATCAAAGCGATAACTGCAAATGAGCATCTAGAGTTGTATGATAGATGTACGACCAAACCTGAGGGAGTTATTGATCTAAAACTGGAAACTAATGAAATCCGGTTGGAAGATACAGTAACTACTGATGTGGAAAAGAAGTTGAAAGCcatgaatataggtactcaagAGGTAGCTCAAGTCCAACTTGCTCACCACACTGTGTATTGCTTTACAACCCCTtaacaaattgaagagataaattttttgaagaagaataatccctactctaacacttacaatcTAGGTTAGAggaatcatccaaacttctcctggaaagatcagagagggaatgttctacaacagggtcaaggtcaatatcagactcaatatcaataacaacaacaacaacaagctccAAAGAAAGTAGACTGGGAGATTTCCATTGAACAAATGGATGCTCATAATATTAAGTTccaagaagagactagaaacaatcagaaaaacaccaccgtctctataaaaaatcttgaagtttAGATGGGTCAGATAACACAAAAATTGGCCTCAAATTCTCAAGCTTTAGGTACCTTGCCTAGTGGTACAACGACAAATCCTTGTGAGCATAATAATATTTATGATATGGTGACAAGAAGTTGTAAGTCTACTGAGAAACCAGAAGAAAACATTGCAGAAGAAGATTGGTTGTTGGAAGTCGAGTTAGAAATTAAAGAATTGAAGAAAACGAAGGAGGATGTTATGATAATGCCTATAAAGGAGAAAGAAAAAGTTGTCAAGCCAATCATTAAACTTCCTTATCCTCCGAGACAAAGGAAGAAAGACCAACATGAGAAGAATTTTGAGAAGTTTTTGGAGATGTTTAAGAAACTTGAGATAAACATTCCATTTTCGGAAGCTCTGGAGCAAATACTAAtatatgccaaattcatgaaagacatcatctccaaaAAGTGCTCCACAAATATGGACCCGATCATCCTCACTGAAACTTGTAGTGTTATTCTCCAAGGTATGAAAATTCATGTGAAAAAGAAAGATAGGGATTCTGTTACTATTccttgcactattggtgatagaaaattcaagaaggctctgattgatTTGGTAGCTAGTGTGAGTTTGATGCTGCTGTCCATTTATAAAAAATTGGGCCTTAGCACCGTTCAAGACACTATGATTAATCTTCACTTTGTTGATCACTCAATTAGGCGACCTTGTGGAATTGTGGAAGATGTTTTGGTAAAGATAGATAAATTTGTGTTTCTGATTGACTTTGTCATTCTTGAGATAACTTAAGATGAGGAGATCCCTCTTATATCTGGGAAGACCATTTTTAGAAATAGGACGGTGTATAATAGACATGGAGGAAGGAATAGTGACcctcaaagtctatgatgaagAATTGAAAATCGATGTTCAGAATACTATACAATACAAAGATGATGTTGGCACGAGTCACACTGTAAAGGTAATAGATTAAGTGATTGCTCAAGGAATTGAAATGAAAACACCCCGGTTACCTTTAGAACGTGTTTTGAGCTTGTCAATTTTTGAAAATGATGaagatgagagagagagagtcaGAAGTGCTAGCCATTATGGAAGCACAACCTCAGTGGATTAGTGTAGCGGGGATTTCATTACCTTATGgcttattgactaaaccaaaagtaaacatacaattcgagtcgccaccgtacttttatttatccaaaggaaaggttaaaaaacaaacaaaaaccaagtaagaagttttatcaaatcaaaaactaataaaaatgtcagagatctaggtaagggggtcggttatgaaatgggaaggttttacgcacccaaaacatccttagtactctaaggcaacctctttttgcaaatgtgtgttgtaggttgggatttgtgaaaatatgtgcaaaagattggggggatgagaagagaatagattatatttacatatttgttgtttgaatggataaacccattgcctacgtaccatcacaaaggtaggatcaaaacctcgtagttcggggtaaaaatctcaaaagattggtgaattgatttgatcaaaagccttaaggtcttttgttatcaaagggagaaaactcaacctaaacaaccaatccaccatgtgaggagggcttcaacatactagtgagggattaaccctataataagtatggaaggcttataGTCCAATtactaaggataaggtgaggtttacatcaaccactacgataactcaaacctatgactaatgtttatgaaaaaggttttaacaaaggtggccattaAAACCACAAAATCAAACTTGAAATAAGTTATATctacaagttagaagtatttacaaaaCGAAGTCAAAGTAgaattaagatttattcacaatgagtattgatgaaaagattttgaaaagtcaaaggcataatgcccaggtttctaatttgaaaacaatgtcaaagtaTGCACtaaagattttggcttgggttagagtgaggagaagaagagaagggttattcctaaagaatacaaagataagagaagagataaaacccttggatttctttttcttgaaatcataaagatgattcaagatgctcctttcctttggacttagctaacacaatcaagcaatcaaaaaatttagattcaagctcctagaatctccatttggcttgtctctcttaacttggctactcatgacaatggtctttcttactatctcaagatggtATCCCTATCACATAAGAGCAAACAATCAAAAAGTTTCTAACACAATAaaaggaatggacaaagaatgagtttagattaggaagtcctttgaagtcaacttttaGATTTAGCATTCTGAAGGCATGAGGCCTGGTTGCTCTTCAAccaatttagcattctaaaggaatgaggcctagttgctattgaactcctttaagcataggtaaggtcctaattctaagtcctttctcctttttgcattgggttcacacaaacaaacacaagacaacaatatatttatatacaataatgagctcaaatgagcaaaaggaaaatgacataaacataaaatatgagctcaagtgagcaaagtaaaaaagcaatataaataaatgagcaagaaataaagtgcattaaagtaaattgcaagaaattaaattctcaaattaaagttagtaattagtgattatgttagtttgtcataagacaatttagcgctatgttaagcaatcgtaagtggactaatatagtagtcacagCTATTTGAGGCCTGTCAATAAAACTATaagcaaataaacacaagttagagatcatgactagtaagccaagctcctacaacttaTCATGccaagaagaaaagagaaaggccttgtatggactttaggatttttgcttgaccaagaagcaacctatcttggacacaaagcaactcacttgatcttggataaagttgagtttgatttggatcaaagaaggttaagcctctcatatatcaagactaaccataagacattaactcattggccaaaataaaaataaaaaattagatgaagatgaaatggataAAAAGAACATTCAAATGTCAAACAAAATTGGTAAAAAAATGAATCAAaccatcatcaaccaatgtaaaacagaagagaaatgaagattagaagttaacaagtcaaatatttttttttggtatttttgaaattaaaataaatgcaaaattaaaaatggacaaaatatggttaaacctcaaattcaattcaacttcaacaagtccaattaaatttttataggtttaacatggtcaaacaaggtttgacaaaaaatttcaacaaattttgaaattagaaactattttaaaacaattaaaaacaatgaaaaataacacaaataaattaaaatctcaaataaatctcaaatcaattaagaaattgatgagactgttttttattgacttatcatgatccatatgtgttaagaaaatatttttggattttttagaTATCAAAAAgcatttaaaatgaattaaaaactattgaaaaccaaataattcacaaaaaatattaaatgaagtcacaaaaataattaaaaatcagaatatgaaactagatttttcaagaatttttttggtgttggtctcatatttttgtgacttcaaataaaatatttatgaatttttgaaaataaaaggaattatctaaaaataaaataaaataaggaaaatagcaaaaatccaGAGCGCTTGGATGaattcattaaatgacgtggccaTGATCACACGGTCCAGAGGCGCGGTCATACCATGTTCTCAAGTCAAGCGCATCACATTTGGAATTAAAACAAGTCAAACAAATCAATGGTCACGATTATAACATTTGAGC is a window of Lathyrus oleraceus cultivar Zhongwan6 chromosome 6, CAAS_Psat_ZW6_1.0, whole genome shotgun sequence DNA encoding:
- the LOC127094175 gene encoding uncharacterized protein LOC127094175 is translated as MGQITQKLASNSQALGTLPSGTTTNPCEHNNIYDMVTRSCKSTEKPEENIAEEDWLLEVELEIKELKKTKEDVMIMPIKEKEKVVKPIIKLPYPPRQRKKDQHEKNFEKFLEMFKKLEINIPFSEALEQILIYAKFMKDIISKKCSTNMDPIILTETCSVILQGMKIHVKKKDRDSVTIPCTIGDRKFKKALIDLVASVSLMLLSIYKKLGLSTVQDTMINLHFVDHSIRRPCGIVEDVLVKIDKFVFLIDFVILEIT